CTTTTGCATACCTCATCAATCTATTATGAATATTTACGACATTAATGTTGTCAACTTTCCACATAAACTGAGaacaaacaaattttgaaattaaatgcaaTTCAAAGATGCATTGAATTCCCAAAACTTGAAACAAGAGCATTCTTATATAAACTGTTTGCGCAAATGTTCTACGAAACCATTTAATGGCTACATTATTAGGTAACCTATTGGCTACAATCAGCTAAAAGTTCTTGACTTTTAGATACCTGCATTCCAAAGAACGACTAAAAGAAATCTAATAACGGTTACGTccagatattatttttgaagccTACATTTTACATGTATCTAAGTCGTATAGACcattgaatataatttgaatgaaCCTTGCAAAATATCGAAATATCAGATATGAAATAgcgaaaataaatcttaaactgGCATAGATAATGTTTCGTTTATGTGCGTGTTCTCGGATCACGGAAAATCTTATGCCCGTTACAGGCCGCGAATCTTGTTGTCAAGATGGATCTAGGTTAACTAGATAATCTGTTAATAAacatgcatattttttttgtaataacctAGAACTTTTAAcagtacattatttatattgctgTTGGTAATTGTTACGTTGTTATtgcaagaaataaataaaaattaaacaggtattattaatgattaattgtattttttttaacaagtatGTACCTATTTTGAAcattattacgaaaaaaaaaaagatacattATATAGCTGCAGATGGAAAagtatatagttatatatacCTTCACGTTTATTACACAAATCTCAGTTAAAAATCTGTTACATGTTTTCTGTGTGTtatgaaactttaaaattataccaaaTACCTAATACCTCAATCTTaagtgtattataaaaatggtaaatttatttagtgtGTGGTTTTATAACATGGTCACCCTTTCACATTTGTCCGCATCCAGGTAACAGCGCCGGCGACATTCACGATCAGAAAactgcattttatttaaattacctttaaatttctataaattgGATCATTTTAGAGTacagttttatgttatttaacaatttggTTGATAATTTGGAAAAGTAACAAATACATCTAAAGGAATTTCatgatttcaaataaattacatagaaaaattcttttgtaatttaactttatacagGTAtgccaaaaaaataataatttaaattgcctttaataaaatagatttacatAAGATACATGATGTGATATcaatttttgtgtaaattttcATAGATTCAAATTCAGAAAGAACTATTACCTATCTCACTCTGTCTATTGAACTGAAATATCATGGagtctattaaattaaaacaatagtaCTACAAGTCTCATCATTCatcacaattttataatacatactagctgtcgcccgcgcgcatttaaaataaacttaataattgtatgaaaaatagatagtagccgattctcagacctattgaatgtgaatataaaatttcataaaaattggtcaagccgttttggaggagtatggtaactatcattgtgacatgagaattttatatacaagatGACACTCAGTAGAAGCAATACTTTAACAAATTTCATGCTACTACAGTTTTTATTGAACATGCTAGCAAAATCAACAACACTGGAAGTATTAATCTATTTCAAgctgtaaaattaaaagtgttCACATTGGAACGGACATTAATAACACAAGGttgtaaaatagttattttttttgttacctcTCTTAAGTCTTGTCTTATTATGAATCCTACTAAAACTAAcagaacttaaaaaaaaataattgactatttttttttttttttttataagagaagggggcaaacgagcagcgggaacaccaaggtgttcatcgacgcccatggacatctgcaataccagaggaatcgcaaatgcgttgccggcctttgagatggtgatacgctcgcctcttgaaggaccctaagtcgtagtggtttggaaataccgccgaggacagaccattccacaacgcggccgtgcgcggcaagaaatttcgcgagaaccgcactgttgtggaatgccagccatccagatggtatggatggtacctggcggtctgtcgggtcgtccgatgacgaaactcggcggcaggaatcgttccaaacagttcttcggaacactccccgtggtataaacgataaaaggcctccgcaaggccagagtatcaagccgatcggtaagagctcggtcgttgacgattcgaatcgctctccgttgtatgcggtcaaatggaagaagctggtactggggtgctcccgcccagaggtgcgagcagtattccatatggggccgaacttgcgccttgtacagttgtaggcggtggcccggctggaaatactgcttcgccctactgagcacacccagctttttggaggccagcttggccttgtcttccaagtgaccgcgaaactgaacgtcactcgatatgtcaacgccgagaataccgatactggctgaggcaaccaggggagtgccctcaaaacgaagatccacgacaaagggttgttttttagcggtaatggcgcacacttgtgtctttttgggattgaattcaacgagatttcgtcgaccccaatccgaaacttcacccagtagggtctccagttcagacacaagtttggtccggTTCTCATCGGCAGTAGCCCGAGAAACACAGACTAATAACACTTTATTTGTTGaggtaacatttataattaactgtgAATTGTCAAGGCCAATCcacttgtaataaaacataatgttatttctgttttttttttaatatgaattttatacaagtgaATTACCAATATAAAGCCATAGTTAGAAATGCCttcatatatacaaaaaaaacctaGTCTCAGGTTAGGCAAAATTAGTGCCAAAAGATTGGCACAACACCTTAATCGAAATGATTGCATGACAATAGCTGGAATTGTCAATTGTTATAATATGAAGATTTATACACCCttatattacaaacaaaaattcacattttaataattatttttattgctattaaaaaaaaaacatttttttaataaatatatattaactacAGATATAGGacaattttagttaatttaaaagttaaaaatttatataaatattaattttttcagttacaattacatatatacatatacaagtatttaaaaaataaataatataattatttatttctaggaaatatgaattatttataacacgatatatttttaatgcaaacaTATGAGTAACGTAGTGGATTCCAATAAGCTAATTTGTTATGGAAAACATACGGCGAAGTAAACATACTCTCGTCTTATATGAAGccgttaaaatatttgcaacggatgtttatgattttaaagcgCATGGAATTACCAATTATAAGACGTCACAAGCTAGTCTACTCTTCAACAAGAGGTAAAAACTGCTAATAGAAACTAACACGTAGCGAGCAAGCATCCGATATTGCTGGCATAGAAAGGTAGGCGACAGTTCGGTTCAGTTTAAACCAGTAATTTTCCGCTGGATGATTTTAGAATGTAGGCGGAGTCTTAATAAAGAAACTTTCTTACCTTTTGAAGACAAATTTATGGTCGTATAATGCCACTACCATGCTGAAGAAACACACGAAAGCGGACAAAGGGTCCTTCAAAACACAGCCATTTTGAAACCgttcatataaaatgttacgtGTGACACGAACGTGTAAAGTTTCAAGGGTTGAAAATAAGGTTAGTTTGGTTATCCGTTCGCACTCATTTTGTCTTCAAGCACAGTAAAAACTAACACTAAACATTTCACACACTACTAGTACGATTTCACTTCATACTTTCGCACACACCCGTCCACGTCGCGCTATCCGTCGAACGAAAGCGACGAACTCAAGTGAACACAGCTGCAAAACACGAAAAATGGACGGCGAAAAGTGTTaccatatcaataaaataaatttctactATATGTTGCATAAATGTTGATCAAggctttaaataatatttaatggctatcataaataaaaaatttcgtaatgaattctagaaaataaaaaatctagaatAATAATCACTGTTAAACGAAAAAATCTTAAGTAAAAATGTGTGCGTACCAGAGACAAACTGACACATGACTTTATGGTGAActtcatagattttttttcaagttaaaaagattttttaaataacaatatgaaggaaacaataaaaataaatttacattttataacttatttttttacttatttaatgaaCATTGATAAGCACTTCACCTTTAAAGAAGTGAAGTTGGTTGTCAAAAGGTACAGTGTACAGTCGTAAAGAGCGCGGGTGATTCAATTATGCTGTTAGTTGCTACGCAACGCGGTAATAATCCAAAAAGCGCAGTGGCAATCTGACGATATTAATAGATGGTTGCTTTtccaacattataaattattgtttgatactggtttattaaaattatttatttattactatcggagaaaatatactttagatcatgtttatattaattatttctaacgacatattttcattgtttgttaatAAGTAGCATTGTTTATCAAAAGGGAATGTAAATAGTCGATGTCGATATGATAGTTATAAATACACTAATATTAGTTGTATTTCTTTTATCATACAGTGTTTTTGGGAAAGAATACGACAATGATGATGACAgtaagtactttttattttgtttactaattgtttattaaataaatgaaatgcgTTAAAACTTTAGACAGcaaaaatgtgtattttatcattttaaatttgttttaatgtctgattttaaaaatatttatcttaattccTCTCCTTttgtataactaaataaaataaaaatattcacaaaaatattattaactaaagttataaaagttaaattttattttagatattttatccCTGGGCAATAGTTATccattattgttaatttttttgtattgtaacaacaaaatataattaaatagacaATGAAATCGAACTAAAGATTAGAAATAAGCAAATCTCCATTATTTCTGTGATTTTATCGACGTTTTTGACAAGTATCCAGCCaacttaatagaaaaaaattgtaaacagaACGAACGAAACGAAAATTTATCGTAAGTAGCTGTTGTAGTTGCGGGATTTTAAACACTATTCACAATTTCAGCCGCCTTGCATTTTGACCttcaaaaacatatcgtaaAATGAagcgaaattatttttatgacgtCCATTTTTAACACCCTGTAATTAACAACTTCATGGACCAAATAAAGAAcagctaaattattttttagtatgaACTGTCACCTTTATAACGAGCTTAAATCTAAAGTTATATGATCGATACTTTACTAGATATCGATCACTACAGCCTACCTAAAATAATAGATTTGTATTTCCCAACCTAATATAGAACTATTTCTTTACTTAAAGGCGTTTTAGTTGGTTTATTTGaacgtaaattaaaaagtgtatATTATCAATGTGtgtgattataattttttttaataatttattgacgtTCATATTTTATGCAGAacattccaaatttaaaacgaGACGTCACGGTTGGAGGCGCCCGCGCCGTTGTCCAATGCCCATGCCACATCCGTTGACCACCACGTATTTAACAAGATGGCGTCTGTACGAAACTATTATTTTAGGGCTGTCACTCAGatcataaatatgaaattccaGATGGTTAACAATAACCTCTATACTACTCCAGTTTTCTATCGAAAAACCtgtaccaaaatatttttatttacttatcagACTCCGCTCTTAAACCATACTTTTTGTTACGTTTCGTAAAAAGGCGCTTCTTCTCGACCAGGTGTAAATACTTTCGTAGTCTAAAATGTGTGAACCCTATACGCAGGTGAATTACAACGCTTTTATATGGCTTTTTATTCAATTGTACGATTCGAAACCTGGTTTCGGGCAGGATGTGTGCTCTAACAGCGACCTACAAACGGAAACTTGCCGTTTAATGGATTATTTAAACTGTGTCAAATTGGCTTCAGATAATCACATATATATCGATTTCGAAACATTTCtattattgtatttgaaaaatacattttgtatatcGGTTTTAAACGGATTATGACTTaaggtgggtatagactagagcatttacttgtaacaaaacaacaagcCACTCTATGATGTGTTCTAGTGTATCACActttcacgaaccagacgtgctttggaaactatgcttttacATGTATCATATCGttcgttaaaacgttacattacatagaaatgctttagaaaatgctctagtgtatattcacctttagGCATTACAAAGTATATCCCAGACGTACGAAGATCGTAAAGACTACATGAAACGGACATTACGAAGTGAACTGTGTTATGCAAAAACGAAATCTAGGGtgtcatttgaatttgaatgtCCGTTGAGTTTTCACTACTGAAAcgaaacatgtacaaaaacagacattacaatatatttttcttcagGTGCCTTGGCTGTGGAAACTTACTCTTTGATTTTGATGATCAATACCAAAagttggtttaattttaaccaGGTGCATAGCTATACAGGTTATGCAACTCTTcagtaaacaaaaacataattcttTACATTAGTAGTTTATACTGTGAGTTATACTTAGATAAGCGGCAGTGCGTTTCCTTTGTATCTGACCTGGAGCTCGGTACAGGGTGGCACTAGGAGTATGTCTTCGTACAGTCCGATTCACAAGCGGGAAGCGATTTTGTAATCACGTGCAAAACGACGAAAGaagatattaaacttacataagatatgtatataattacttttttcagCCACAcagagaatataaaaattcatttcgATGCCAGCTCTTTACTGTGCCACCGTGGTTTTTATGGCCGAGACATTAGTACTAATGAGGAACAACTTGTTAATGTAACTTGCACCAATCGCCTGAAGAATATCCAAAGTTAAAGACAGCTTATACAGGCCAATAAACTCTAAATCACGCTCATTCCGGAGATCACGCGATGCCCGCCCTAAAATGTTTGTCGATTGTCGTCCTGTCAGCCTATAGTTACAACCCGATACTTATTGCATACTATTACTTCCGGAACAATTTCACTGAGAAAACTTTAATAGGAACGTGGATATAGACAAAGTACTTAAATGCAGAAAATATGACGAAAAGGGGACATGGTCGAAATGGTTCGTCTATTTTTATGCGACTTTCCCACAGgcacttacataaaaatgtaaaacttctAATTATCTGTCTAGATTTGATTTAAGTCACTCTTTAGTTTCAATAGTAATACATAATTTGCTTACATAAAGTGCCTACATATTTCTAGTGTACATGTTCGTATCACCTGACCAACACTTACGTACGCCGCGGCTCGAGGACTTCTTCTGGACGGGCTCCGGCGACGGGCCTCCGCCACCCGACAGCGCAGTCCCGGCGCCTTCGCCATCCACACCTATCGTACGCACCACTACCGTGCTTGCTACTGTCTACTTGGATTCTTATCCACCCCAGGTTATTAGAACAAGTAGATATGAATATAGTTTCGAGAAAGAGATATTAGAAGaatagaaacattaaattttttacacaatgCAAATTCATCTACCTTTAAGTGAGACTCAATAATGTCTAATCCATACCAGGCGGTGACAGACAAAACGACCGGTGACTGCATATTAAACTGTGGAGAGTTGAGCGTGCCTGACAGCTTGGAGCCCGAAATACCCGAAGACCGTCGCTATTGGTTGCTAACCGTCATACAAGGTTCTACTCCAGACAGTCTACAACTGAGACTGGCAAGATTGTACCAGAAAGCGTTCTTAAGGTGTGATTCTAACTGCCCCCACGCAAATTCGTTAAGTGGTACCTCTTCGtgaagatttaatattataaatttcttcCCTTAGTAACACATTAACGTCGAAGTGAATTTATCTTTCCATatcctatttatattttccagGCAGCAAGAAAGACATCTCGGAATTATAAAGTCTCTTGACGCTCCTACACCAAGAAAGAAACACGATGTTCATTCCTTTGttgttaataaagaaaacaatttaaatctttCCGCCAATAGTTCTGAAccagaaaaatatttagatattaacAATTCTTTAATAAACGTCAGTGATTTCGTACTGAGTACGGTTACAACTATATCTGAAAATATATCTTCTAATACTTCGAATACCTTTAGTCGTGTATATCCAGAAAATTTAGAAGCAGGCAACAAATCCAAAATATCTGAACctgaaaaatttattgaacCTACAAAGTTGAATGACTCAGAATTATGGGTACTGGTAACACCAACCGTAATTTTAAAGAAGAGAGAAATATCTAGAGCTGAAACACAGAATGTTCCAGACCTTATCGACATACCTTTAGAAGTGGATAAGAGCAATgaaacaatgttatttaagaGAGAGATACTAAAACCTGAGCAGCAACCACCAGTTCGTGTTCATATCCAAAATATAACAGAGGTAAAGTTTAGAATTTCTTCCTATTAGGTATAGTAAATggtaaatttatctttttatcagCTTACTAAGCAATGTAACCGCGGgattctgagactaaaatctctgtgtaaaacatatcgtcttcccagtcattatctttgacaaatcagaaaaaaaacaataattttaaacggaGACTGGTCGCAGAAACCCATGGTAAAAGagttttatatgatttttgaATCCATCTAGAATTAATTTGTCTCTTTCTATCTCACGTGCACATACGACAGTCATCTGAGACGGGTAGCGTGCAGATAGTGTACGTAGTGCTGGTGGGGGGGCGTGCAGTTCCTGCCGCGGTGGCCGCACGCGATATGCGCCTCGTCAGAGATGCGGAGGTGGCCAGCGAGCTGGGTGCTGCCGTCACTACTAAAGCAGAGCGTGAGTATCTCTGTCGTACTCACTGTTGTCTTGTTCAGTATTCACTTAGGAGAGATTTAATGACATATCCATAAATTGCTGTGTGTGACAGTTAATCTGTCCTAGTTTCTAATCCTGTCATAGTTTATGGCTTTATGTAAATTCCGCCTAAAATAAATAGTCTAACTACACTTCTAAACATTGCTAGTACTTTTGAATTCATAATTCTGTGGAGACATACATAGCTTTAATTTGTATCCTACGTGTACCAATTTCAATGCACCTCTTTGTCTGTGTATGGATGTATTGTGTACCGGTGGTATTTAGCAGCGTACCTGAAGGCGGCGGAGGGGCTGGAGGGGGGTGAGGAGGGGGTGCACGGTGTGGAGTTGTGGGCACTCGCCGTCGGCGCCACTGTCGCGGTCCTCATTCTGCTGGTCCTTATCGTACTGCTGTGTTTTGCTCACAGGTAAACTGGTATCTGTTTCATTTCTAAATATCTATTGTTGACGCTTCATAAATGCAATTAATAACCTATAATTAGTCGTGTACAGTAATTATTTCTAGAAATTCCCTGGTCAATCTTCCGATTAGCGAGAATTCACATTCAGCTATGTAAGGTTTGTTCCTAGTAGTGCATGGTACTATGATCTGGTCATTAACAGTTGACATCTTAAGAAGCATCACTTGGAGGACGTGGACTAAATTTAGGATTCCGGTATGCACACTCGTGTATGTAttcggaattgcttccacttgacgtctgtcttctgtgtggtcgtggtattgcagcGGCCCATTCGCGCACCCAacaaatgttgttgttgcgggatctactaCTGTTAAAGTTAAACATGACTTGGATTCCAGACGTAAATCAAAGAAATCAGCAGCATCATTTCGAGCATACCGCAACGAGCTGATGAGGGAAGTGGAACGCAGTCAGATGAAACAAGTGCATGAAGAACGGGACGGGAAGGTctcttactgatatttttgTCACATAAGTTGAAAGTTCTGAAATCCTAACTGTTCTTCTACTTGCAGCTTATAAGTGTGGTATCACCGAGTAGAACAAGACCCAGCAGTACGTTACTGCCGGTGTACAGAGCGGGCAGCGCTTCGGGGtaaatcttataatttaactatatttgcaaacaatttttcatgaataaaaatagtttatcacCGCAGTAAAGACTTGTCTAATTACAAGACAGTTAAGATAAACTAGATCCTAGTCTTTTAGTAAGTCGTACTTTATGACTTCTCGCTgtgaaattgttaataaaactgtatatATTGAATTATGAACCAGTTCATCCACCACGTCATCGGGTGTGTCAGAAGTGGCAGCAGCTCTCCGCCGCAGACAGAGGAAACCGCACGCCCTCAAAATGTCGCACAAGAAGAGAGGTAGAATAAGTTAACAGTGTAGAagaattttcatatttcattacTAGGTGTC
The sequence above is drawn from the Papilio machaon chromosome 22, ilPapMach1.1, whole genome shotgun sequence genome and encodes:
- the LOC106712546 gene encoding uncharacterized protein LOC106712546 translates to MIVINTLILVVFLLSYSVFGKEYDNDDDMYMFVSPDQHLRTPRLEDFFWTGSGDGPPPPDSAVPAPSPSTPIVRTTTVLATVYLDSYPPQAVTDKTTGDCILNCGELSVPDSLEPEIPEDRRYWLLTVIQGSTPDSLQLRLARLYQKAFLRQQERHLGIIKSLDAPTPRKKHDVHSFVVNKENNLNLSANSSEPEKYLDINNSLINVSDFVLSTVTTISENISSNTSNTFSRVYPENLEAGNKSKISEPEKFIEPTKLNDSELWVLVTPTVILKKREISRAETQNVPDLIDIPLEVDKSNETMLFKREILKPEQQPPVRVHIQNITESSETGSVQIVYVVLVGGRAVPAAVAARDMRLVRDAEVASELGAAVTTKAEPYLKAAEGLEGGEEGVHGVELWALAVGATVAVLILLVLIVLLCFAHRRKSKKSAASFRAYRNELMREVERSQMKQVHEERDGKLISVVSPSRTRPSSTLLPVYRAGSASGSSTTSSGVSEVAAALRRRQRKPHALKMSHKKRVGTTDSLLVSAGLDSSDSAPPTAPHTPTSYLSMPSIAAFPRGNTVEPLSRILEPVSVRHLDMDSPPPKPSGQPRRQMTSQLVRLGSIDKDPGVIGPLVWDLHCQRIKSASKSKSPVKQVPQDVAGGPSRMRQRFNELVDDAFTLFGSASSASHDTYTLDRDDRRGDTEVGVTQARNDNVRLATVDTARGRSAGAGRGGRAGPGGGEAPRPRTSFTRVGEPRAPPARAWGHTPPQSLTSRVPVVNPSIILAEGRLPADDPALPLISAIKDEIKRVRDNASNKT